From the genome of Candidatus Roizmanbacteria bacterium, one region includes:
- a CDS encoding DUF11 domain-containing protein yields MIKGTRVVTFLLSGFLFLSLGQGALAQYGQYGAYGPYGQGGQSNSILVDKTVGMNQVTTKGGTTSTTFVDNLGSTDQRFFAGQTVSFKIKVKNTSDHKLSNIVVKDTLPTSLEAVDVKNYDLATRTITLSDNLALNAGEEYIYTLNTKVVSQEKLPTDKGVFCVYNKAVASNSMVSDDDAAQFCIEKKVLGVKSQPNAGPEYGLGLLALQMLGLGSGAYLKRRVK; encoded by the coding sequence ATGATTAAGGGGACGCGAGTAGTAACATTTCTTTTGTCAGGTTTCTTGTTCCTTTCATTAGGTCAAGGAGCTTTAGCCCAGTACGGTCAGTACGGAGCGTACGGACCTTACGGACAGGGTGGTCAATCTAACTCTATCTTGGTTGATAAGACCGTGGGTATGAATCAGGTAACTACCAAGGGTGGAACGACCTCTACAACCTTTGTCGATAATCTTGGATCTACAGATCAGCGCTTCTTTGCTGGCCAAACCGTATCGTTCAAAATCAAGGTTAAGAATACTTCCGATCATAAATTGAGCAACATCGTGGTAAAAGACACACTTCCTACAAGTCTCGAGGCTGTAGATGTGAAGAACTACGATTTAGCAACTCGAACCATTACTCTATCGGACAACCTTGCCTTAAATGCGGGTGAGGAATATATATATACATTAAACACGAAGGTTGTGTCTCAGGAAAAACTCCCAACAGATAAGGGTGTTTTCTGTGTCTATAACAAGGCTGTAGCTTCAAATTCAATGGTAAGTGACGATGATGCTGCTCAGTTTTGTATTGAGAAAAAAGTACTCGGAGTAAAATCTCAGCCTAATGCTGGACCTGAGTATGGACTTGGATTACTAGCATTACAGATGCTTGGTCTTGGATCGGGCGCGTATCTTAAAAGACGGGTAAAGTAA